From the genome of Pseudomonas sp. WJP1:
GGCTCGATCAACCTGCCGAACCACATCGTCAATGGCCAGCTCGACACCGCCAAGCTGCAACGCACCGTGAACACCGCCGTGCGCATGCTCGATAACGTGATCGACATCAACTACTACTCGGTGCCGCAAGCGAAGAACTCCAACTTCAAGCACCGTCCAGTGGGTCTGGGCATCATGGGCTTCCAGGACGCGCTGTACCTGCAGCACATCCCTTACGGTTCCGACGCAGCCGTCGAGTTCGCCGACAAGTCCATGGAAGCGGTCAGCTACTACGCGATCCAGGCTTCCTGCGACCTGGCTGACGAGCGTGGCGCCTACGAGACGTTCCAGGGTTCGCTGTGGTCCAAGGGCATCCTGCCGCTGGATTCGCAACAGATCCTGATCGAAGCCCGTGGCCAGAAGTACATCGATGTCGACCTGAACGAAACCCTGGATTGGGCACCGGTTCGCGCCCGTGTACAGAAAGGCATTCGTAACTCGAACATCATGGCCATCGCACCGACCGCGACCATCGCCAACATCACTGGCGTATCGCAGTCGATCGAACCGACCTACCAGAACCTGTATGTGAAATCGAACCTGTCGGGCGAATTCACCGTGATCAACCCGTACCTGGTTCGCGACCTGAAGGCTCGCGGCCTGTGGGACTCGGTCATGATCAACGACTTGAAGTACTACGACGGTTCGGTGCAGCAGATCGAGCGCATCCCGCAAGAACTCAAGGAGCTCTATGCAACCGCGTTCGAAGTGGACACCAAGTGGATCGTCGACGCGGCCAGCCGTCGTCAGAAGTGGATCGACCAGGCTCAGTCGCTGAACCTGTACATCGCTGGCGCTTCGGGCAAGAAGCTGGACGTGACCTACCGCATGGCCTGGTACCGTGGTCTGAAAACCACTTACTACCTCCGTGCCCTGGCCGCGACCAGCACCGAGAAGTCGACCATCAACACCGGTAAGCTCAACGCTGTTTCCAGCGGCGGCAACCACGGTGACGACTCAGTCCTGGCAGCGCCAGCCGGCCCTGCTCCAGTACCGAAGGCCTGCGCCATCGACGAGCCGGATTGCGAAGCTTGCCAATAAGCTGAGCCGGTAACATAAAGACCCCCGACGGGCCCCTGGCTTGTCGGGGGTTTTCTTTTGTCCATGAAAAAGATCGCAGCCTCGCTTCGCTCGGCAGCTCCTACAGGGATCGTATTTCAATGTAGGAGCTGCCGAGCGAAGCGAGGCTGCGATCTATTGATCAAAAAAAAAACCCCTCTTGCGAGGGGTTCCTTGTGCAGCGCTTTGAGCTGACCCGCATCAGGCCATTTGAATGATGGTCTGCATGATGGTGCTCTGGGTAGAGATCGTCTTGGCGTTCGCCTGGTAATTGCTCTGCGCCTTGATCAGGTCGACCAGTTCATTGGTCACGTTGACGTTGGACTCTTCCAGGGAGTTGGAGCGGATCGTACCCAGCGAGCCGGTTTCCGGCGCATCGTAGCCCGGGATGCCCGAGGCGTAGGTTTCCTTCCAGCTGGTACCACCGACGGGCTGCAGGCCTTGTTCGTTGGTGAAACTGGCCAACGCCAGCTGGCCAATCGGTTTGGTCTGGTAGTTGCTGAAGTTGGCCAACAGCACACCGCTGCCGTCGATGGTCAGGTTGGTGATCTGACCCGTGGCATAGCCGTTCTGCACGGGAATGGAGCGTGCGGTGTCAGCGTTGAACTGAGTCGTGTTACCCATGGCAATCGTCAGGCCGGCCGGATCGGCGGCTGCACCATTGGCCGTCCAGACGCCATCCTTGACCGAGCCCGGAGTCCAGTTGGTGATTTTAAGATCGTTACTGATCACCGGAGCCGGCGTTGGAACGGTCGGAGGCACGGTGGGTGGAACCGGCGTGCTGACCGACACCAGCTTGCCCGATGTGTCGAAGGTCATGGTCGAAGCGATTGGCGGTGTCGCCGCATCCGTCGGGTCGCTGCCGTCCGGATTGCGATCGTCGATCAGGGTATAGGTATCCCAGGTGTTGGGCCCAGTCTTGACCATGTATTGATCCATGGTGTGCTGGTTGCCCTGGGTGTCGAACACCGGAGTACTGAACTGCTTGCTGAAGGTTTCCGACTTGCTTGGGTCGAACTTGTTGGTCGCCACCGTCTGATCGATCACGGCAGACGTAGAGTTCAGGTTGATCGTCGACGACACCGTGGTAGTGGATTTCGGCGCCAGGTTGGAGGTGTCGATGCGCAGGTCGGTCAATACGCCGTTGAGAATCTTGCCATTGGCATCCACGCCGTAACCCTGCAGGCGCGAGGTACCATCAGTGTTGGTGACGTAGCCTTCCTTGTCGACCTTGAACGTACCGGCACGGGTGTAGGACAGCGAGCCGCTGTTGTTCAGTACGAAGAAGCCTGAGCCATTGATGCCCATGTCCAGCACGTTACCGGTGGAGGTGATATCACCCTGGGTAAATTGCTGGGAAACGTTGGCCAGGCGCACGCCGCTGCCGGTGACCTTGCTGCCCGTACCCAGTCTGGTCGCCGAGTACACGTCTTCGAATTCTGCGCGGGACGATTTGAAGCCGGTGGTTGCCACGTTGGCGATGTTGTTACCGGTGACGTCCAGTTGTTTGTTGGCAGCATAGAGACCGCTAAGGCCGATGTTGAAAGACATATTCCACTCCTTTTGTGCCGCGTTAGTCGGCTCTATATACCAATGGTTTGCACTTTGGACAGGGCGACACTGCCGAGCCCGGCCAGGTTGAGCATCAACTCGCCGCCGGTCTGGCTAATGGTCACGCTGTTGACCGTTGCCGGCAGATTGGTGACCAGTGCCACGCCCTTGTCATCGATGGTGGTGTTCGCCGCAAAGGTATAAGTACCCGAATCAACGACCTTGCCGGCATCGTCCTTGCCATCCCAGGTGAAGCTGCCGGTGCCGGCTTTCTGATCGTCCAGGGTGATGGTGCGGACGGTCTTGCCATCCTT
Proteins encoded in this window:
- the flgE gene encoding flagellar hook protein FlgE; amino-acid sequence: MSFNIGLSGLYAANKQLDVTGNNIANVATTGFKSSRAEFEDVYSATRLGTGSKVTGSGVRLANVSQQFTQGDITSTGNVLDMGINGSGFFVLNNSGSLSYTRAGTFKVDKEGYVTNTDGTSRLQGYGVDANGKILNGVLTDLRIDTSNLAPKSTTTVSSTINLNSTSAVIDQTVATNKFDPSKSETFSKQFSTPVFDTQGNQHTMDQYMVKTGPNTWDTYTLIDDRNPDGSDPTDAATPPIASTMTFDTSGKLVSVSTPVPPTVPPTVPTPAPVISNDLKITNWTPGSVKDGVWTANGAAADPAGLTIAMGNTTQFNADTARSIPVQNGYATGQITNLTIDGSGVLLANFSNYQTKPIGQLALASFTNEQGLQPVGGTSWKETYASGIPGYDAPETGSLGTIRSNSLEESNVNVTNELVDLIKAQSNYQANAKTISTQSTIMQTIIQMA